From Candidatus Hydrogenedentota bacterium, a single genomic window includes:
- a CDS encoding TIM barrel protein, with protein sequence MKVQTAEQIGVCSWSLQATGPEDLAEKVNALGVKRVQLGLTPHRGDTGAWNGVEVVLAASGIRIVTGMYSTIGEDYTTPETIRRTGGIVPDQHWEENVALAKATAAKARELGLPYIMAHAGFLPHDPGDPDFDKLAGRVATLAGLFADAGAGLLMETGQEKADTLLEFLDEMRRRGAANVAVNFDPANMILYDMDDPIEALGKLA encoded by the coding sequence GTGAAAGTTCAAACAGCAGAACAGATTGGTGTGTGCAGTTGGTCGCTCCAGGCGACGGGTCCCGAGGACCTGGCGGAGAAGGTGAACGCCCTTGGCGTGAAGCGCGTGCAGCTCGGCCTCACGCCGCACCGCGGAGACACGGGTGCATGGAACGGCGTGGAGGTGGTGCTGGCCGCGTCGGGGATTCGTATCGTAACGGGGATGTATTCGACGATAGGCGAGGATTACACGACCCCGGAGACGATTCGCCGCACGGGCGGCATCGTGCCGGACCAGCACTGGGAAGAGAACGTGGCGCTGGCCAAGGCCACGGCTGCCAAAGCCCGGGAACTGGGCCTGCCATACATCATGGCGCACGCGGGGTTCCTGCCCCACGACCCCGGCGACCCGGATTTCGACAAGCTTGCTGGGCGCGTCGCTACGCTTGCCGGTCTGTTCGCCGACGCCGGCGCGGGACTGCTGATGGAAACCGGCCAGGAAAAAGCGGATACGCTGCTCGAGTTCCTCGACGAAATGAGGAGGCGCGGCGCGGCCAACGTCGCGGTGAACTTCGATCCGGCCAACATGATTCTCTACGACATGGACGACCCCATCGAGGCGCTGGGCAAACTGGCCC